Proteins encoded together in one Triticum dicoccoides isolate Atlit2015 ecotype Zavitan chromosome 7B, WEW_v2.0, whole genome shotgun sequence window:
- the LOC119338620 gene encoding putative anthocyanidin reductase: MAGNQRKSSGGARVCVTGATGFVGSCLVRKLLDAGYTVHATMRGTGDEEKVGRLRRLRRLVVPGGVAPERLVLFEADLYDPATFAPAIAGCQSVFLIATPFADGAAEAAVGAVRAILRQCAESGTVRRVIHTASMSTASPLTAAGYKEFIDESCWTPFDVEYPLRSADFDKYMLSKLLSEKELLSYNDGEDPAFEVVTLPLGLVSGDTLLGRITEALEVAVSLLGRITEALEVAESRFGFMRLLQTVAGSVPLVHVDDVCAALVFCMERPSPVSGRFLCAAAYPNIHDVVDHYASKYPHLDLLRETEEVARVQPERNKLGELGFRYKYGMEEILDGNVEWAARLGLLDASKLSAQHNDMNEPNY; the protein is encoded by the exons ATGGCCGGAAATCAGCGCAAGAGCAGCGGCGGCGCCAGGGTGTGCGTGACCGGAGCCACTGGGTTCGTCGGCTCCTGCCTCGTCAGGAAGCTCCTCGACGCAGGCTACACCGTCCACGCCACCATGCGAGGCACCG GAGACGAGGAGAAAgtggggcggctgcggcggctgcggcggctggtGGTCCCCGGCGGTGTGGCGCCGGAGCGGCTGGTGCTGTTCGAGGCCGACCTCTACGACCCCGCCACCTTCGCGCCGGCCATCGCCGGGTGCCAGTCCGTCTTCCTCATCGCCACGCCGTTCGCGGACGGCGCCGCGGAGGCGGCCGTGGGCGCGGTGCGCGCCATCCTCCGGCAGTGCGCGGAGTCCGGGACGGTGAGGCGCGTCATCCACACCGCCTCGatgtccaccgcctcgccgctcaccGCCGCCGGGTACAAGGAGTTCATCGACGAGTCGTGCTGGACTCCGTTCGACGTCGAATACCCTCTCCGGAGCGCGGACTTCGAT AAGTACATGCTGTCGAAGCTCCTGTCGGAGAAGGAGCTGCTGAGCTACAACGACGGCGAGGACCCGGCGTTCGAGGTGGTGACGCTGCCCTTGGGCCTCGTCTCCGGCGACACGCTCCTGGGGCGCATCACGGAGGCGCTGGAGGTGGCCGTGTCGCTCCTGGGGCGCATCACGGAGGCGCTGGAGGTGGCCGAGTCCCGCTTCGGGTTCATGAGGCTGCTGCAGACGGTGGCGGGGTCGGTGCCGCTGGTGCACGTGGACGACGTCTGCGCGGCGCTCGTCTTCTGCATGGAGCGGCCGTCCCCCGTCTCCGGTCGCTTCCTCTGCGCCGCCGCCTACCCGAACATCCACGACGTCGTCGACCACTACGCCAGCAAGTACCCTCACCTCGACCTCCTCAGAGA GACCGAGGAGGTGGCGAGGGTGCAACCTGAGAGGAACAAGCTGGGGGAGCTGGGTTTCCGGTACAAGTACGGGATGGAGGAGATACTGGACGGCAACGTTGAGTGGGCAGCGAGGCTGGGGCTCCTTGATGCTTCCAAGCTCAGCGCGCAACACAACGATATGAACGAACCCAATTATTGA